CAATGAGAATGCGCTCCGTTATCGAAAGCTCCGGCCCCTCCATTTCAAAGAAACCCGACTTTTTCTTCGAATCGGACTTGACTGCTGTCTCCGGCAATACCCCACCCTCGAGGACGTTCATCACGGCTTTGGCGCCATCCGTGATACCACCATTAAAGTCTTCGTTTTTGAATTTTGGGGTCATAATGTTTTGAATGATTCGCCCTGCCGTTGCATCAGTAAGCGTGCCCTCAAGACCGTACCCCACTTCGATGCGCATCCGCCGGTCGTTTGGCACCACGACGATCAAGACACCATTATCCTTCTCTTTCTGACCGAGTTTCCATGTTTCGAAAACCCTGACCGCGTAATCTTCGATGCTCTCCCCATCAAGCGTTGGAATCGTCAGGACGGCAATCTGGTTGCCGGTGCGCTGTTCATGTTCCTTCAGACTCTCCGACAATGAGCGCTTCACCTCAGGGGAAAGAAGCTGCGCGTTGTCCGTGACCCTCCCGGTCAGGTACGGCACCTCCGCGCCAAAAAGGGCTGAGCTGACAAACAGCACGATCGGGAGTAACAGAAAGATCACTCGCTGCTTCATACTCCCTCCTCCTCGATAATGTCGTTGGGCAATTCGTCGCTATGGAGTTCAGGCGAGGTGGCGGTGAGTATTCGGGACAGATAGTCCAGACCGGCATCGAAGGCTTGGGCGACTTGCCTACGCTTCAGCAATGAAGTCATTGCCGCGATCATGTTGTTTACATCATCTTCCTTTAAACGCTTGCCCAGCCCCTTGTCAGGCAGAATCACAACCCGATGTTCGAACAAACTGACCAGCAGCAGAATGCCTGTTCTCTGCCGGGTGGCAAACAGCTCGCGATCCAGAAACAGCGCTTTGGCATACTGCTGCACCTCAACTTCGGCGCGGTAGTCGGACAAGAACAGTTTTGCAAATCGCGGCATCATGACCGTCAGCAGCGCCAAAAGCGCACCACCCGCCAGTATGCCCACCACCACAATCAGTAGAGACGCTTCCGGATACCACGCATAGAGCCTCCAATGCAACAGAAACAGGATCAATCCGGCGACCGACGCGCCCAAAGCGAAAGCGTTCCATGGCAACTCGGCATACGCGTCGCTACGCTGGATGACGCTCAGAACGATCTGGGTTCCGGTGCGCTTTTCCGTTTCAGCGACGCGTAGATCCAGGCGACGGCGCTCATGCTCTGATAACGTTGGTTTCATTGAAAATCCTCGTGTCCGGAGATTTTTTATTTGATAACGCAAAGCCTCTGCGCCGATAGCTTCCGTCAGTTATACCGCCAAGCAGGAAACGTGGTGAGCGTGTTCCCGGCAAAGGCAATGCTGTCGTTGCCCGCGCAGCGCTGACAGGCGGCGCATGAGGTGAGTTCAGAAAGATTGTCGCTCCCGTCATCCTCCTGATGAAACAACAGCGAGGCTCCCTCCTGCTGAGCAGAGAAAAGCTCGTAAGCGTTCGTGGGAAACGATACCGGCCGCATCGGCACGACGAACGGCAGGCGAAACGGATCGTGAAGAAAACCGGGGATGAACCGGTTGAGAAGCGCCTGGAACAGCCGGTTTCGTAGCGCTCTGAATGAGGCGCGCAACCTGCCTGCCCAGGCAGATGGGACAAGGGGTTTTTTCATGATGATATGGTGCTTTATTCCCGAAGCTTGTAAAAAAAGATGCGGCAGGTCTTCTGACTTTCCCGTGGTTTTGCCCTCCTTCCCGTCCCGAATTGTCGGGACAGTGGCCTTTTCGGCAAACCGTGTCAGCAGCCTTGCGACCGATGCGGGATTACAGCAGCGGGTACTGTTCCGGACTTGCACCGGATTCCCTTTTAAGCCCGTCACGATTCCATGCCGGGCACCACATGCTCGTGTAAAGTATATCAAAAACAGCGCTTCGAACCAATGCTCCGCGCGGAAATTTTCGATGACTCAAGAGTCCTCATCGCCGTCGTTCCACTCATCCATTCGCCAGATCGGTGAGGTAGCGATGAGCGTAAAGCTTGTCGATTTTCGAAAGTTCGGTGAGCTGGTCGAAGAAGATCGCCTGAACACCGTAGTGCTGGCGGATGCGGTCGATCATCGACAGCCACAAATGCGCTGTCATCTCGGCGTCAGCCAACGCGCGGTGAAAGCTGCCGACTTTCGGTATGCCTGCATGGTTGACCAAAGTCTGCAACTTGTGGTTCGGAGCATCCTGATAAATCCGCCGCGACAGAAGCAACGAGCAGCAGCAATCGCCCTCGTAGGCTCGGCGCGCCCGTTTCAGCTCGAAGTCGAGAAAGCGCCGGTCGAACGAGGCGTTATGCGCCACGATGTTGTGCCCGGCGATAAAGTCCGAAAACCCGGCCATCACCTCTTCGCAGGGCGGCTCGACTTTGAGCATTTCGTTGGTAATGCCAGTATAGCTCTCGATGAACGGGCTGATCCGAAAGCCGGGATTCATCAGCCGCTGGAAACGGTCGACGATTACGCCGTTTTCGAGAAGCACCGCGCCGATTTCGATGGCCCGGTCACCATACTGCGGCGACAAGCCCGTTGTTTCAAAGTCCAGCACCACCACGCTATCAGCCGACGCACGTTGCATGAAAAAATATCCGGTTAAGATTGGTCAATCCGCCTCACCGCCGCCATGCAGGCACGACAGGATGTGCTCGAACGAATCGATGAGCCAGGTGGGATTCACCCCGCGCAGCTCCTCGGCAGAATGGTTCCCGTAGGTAACGGCGCAGGTATCGGCGGATGCCCGCTGGCCCATCTCGATGTCGAACACCGTGTCGCCCACGACGAGGCACCGTTCCGCCGGAACAGCGAGGCGCGCCAGCGAGAGCTGCACCATGTCGGGCGCTGGCTTGCCCCGCTGCACATCCTGCGCTCCGGCGATGGAAGCAAAGTGCTGGAAAATGCCGAGATGCTGCATCATAGACAGAAGCCCCTGCCTGCTTTTACTGGAAGCGATAGCAAGCAAATACTCCCGCTGCAACAGCTCCAGCGTCTCCTTGACCTCCGGGAACAGACTGGTCGTGTCGAAAGCGATCTCCTTGTAATACTTCCGGTAACGCTCGACCGCCTCAGCGGCATCATCGGCTTCAAGCCCAAGCCCCATTTCAATCGTACGCTGCAACGGCAGTCCGATCCCGCGGCGGACAATTGCGGGATCGATCTCCGACAGCCTGAAATCACGCGCCACCAGCCGCATGGCCTCCATGATGCTCTGTTCGCTGTCGGCCAGCGTGCCGTCGAAATCAAACACAATGAGACGATACTTCATGCCGCCATCACCTCCACGATTCAATGACGCTCCTCTTCACGACTGTGTGCGCGGTTCGAGATGCGTCACGACCTGCGAGTTCTGGATGACTTGATGCAGATGCGCTTCGATGCGCTCACACCAGTCGTGGCCGAGCTGCACGCTCCAGCTGGCCGG
This portion of the Chlorobaculum parvum NCIB 8327 genome encodes:
- a CDS encoding TPM domain-containing protein → MKQRVIFLLLPIVLFVSSALFGAEVPYLTGRVTDNAQLLSPEVKRSLSESLKEHEQRTGNQIAVLTIPTLDGESIEDYAVRVFETWKLGQKEKDNGVLIVVVPNDRRMRIEVGYGLEGTLTDATAGRIIQNIMTPKFKNEDFNGGITDGAKAVMNVLEGGVLPETAVKSDSKKKSGFFEMEGPELSITERILIGAFVFGIIGLFTAIGILTPGFGWFLYFFLIPFWAVFPMVVLGPDGALYCLITYLVGFPAAKLFIRNTDWYQKAQKDLRTKGQASIGGMVIRSGGSGSSWSSGGSSFSGGGGSSGGGGASGSW
- a CDS encoding TPM domain-containing protein translates to MKPTLSEHERRRLDLRVAETEKRTGTQIVLSVIQRSDAYAELPWNAFALGASVAGLILFLLHWRLYAWYPEASLLIVVVGILAGGALLALLTVMMPRFAKLFLSDYRAEVEVQQYAKALFLDRELFATRQRTGILLLVSLFEHRVVILPDKGLGKRLKEDDVNNMIAAMTSLLKRRQVAQAFDAGLDYLSRILTATSPELHSDELPNDIIEEEGV
- a CDS encoding 3'-5' exonuclease; this translates as MQRASADSVVVLDFETTGLSPQYGDRAIEIGAVLLENGVIVDRFQRLMNPGFRISPFIESYTGITNEMLKVEPPCEEVMAGFSDFIAGHNIVAHNASFDRRFLDFELKRARRAYEGDCCCSLLLSRRIYQDAPNHKLQTLVNHAGIPKVGSFHRALADAEMTAHLWLSMIDRIRQHYGVQAIFFDQLTELSKIDKLYAHRYLTDLANG
- a CDS encoding HAD family hydrolase yields the protein MKYRLIVFDFDGTLADSEQSIMEAMRLVARDFRLSEIDPAIVRRGIGLPLQRTIEMGLGLEADDAAEAVERYRKYYKEIAFDTTSLFPEVKETLELLQREYLLAIASSKSRQGLLSMMQHLGIFQHFASIAGAQDVQRGKPAPDMVQLSLARLAVPAERCLVVGDTVFDIEMGQRASADTCAVTYGNHSAEELRGVNPTWLIDSFEHILSCLHGGGEAD